The following are encoded in a window of Anopheles gambiae chromosome X, idAnoGambNW_F1_1, whole genome shotgun sequence genomic DNA:
- the LOC133391027 gene encoding uncharacterized protein LOC133391027: MTEIASLRQRLNSLFTKLKRNEVFIANFQPEQHKHLVPVRLQTIEGMEKEFETAHTQLCLLAPSEAEKLEEEELMDNFEERFIAMKSAMLSHMPTQTAQAVSSELGSSHAQNPSHSPIQNHVKLPAISLPEFNGDIMHWMAFHDTFEALVHNNASVLDIQKFHYLRASLTGEAARLIESIPLCASNYSIAWQELKERFSNEYLLQKMHFKQMFGIPQLRKESSADLHRLVDEFNRHVKMIQKLGEPTDQWSSMLEYVLCSKLPAETLTHWEDKAASMKKPTYEALIEFLQRRMKTLDSVYMSKSADVSSTSVPAVRPSSHLSYYSYTANNTKRCPCCRLDHLLWYCNQFMRLPQSERLQIVRAKGLCINCLRVDHSMKDCPSTNRCKHCNQQHHSLLHSFDFVRRQHTHDRTLHTSPQVAPSASFNSTAALENENRAADQREIGH, from the exons ATGACCGAAATTGCGAGCCTAAGACAACGGTTGAATTCTTTATTCACGAAGCTGAAACGAAATGAGGTTTTCATAGCGAACTTCCAGCCTGAACAACACAAGCATCTCGTGCCTGTCAGGCTCCAAACGATTGAAGGTATGGAAAAGGAGTTTGAAACGGCTCATACGCAATTGTGTTTGTTAGCGCCCAGTGAAGCTGAGAAGCTAGAAGAAGAGGAGTTGATGGATAATTTTGAGGAAAGGTTCATAGCTATGAAAAGCGCCATGCTATCGCACATGCCTACTCAAACAGCTCAAGCCGTTAGCTCTGAGCTTGGCTCAAGCCACGCTCAAAACCCAAGCCACTCTCCCATTCAAAACCACGTTAAATTACCAGCCATCTCTTTGCCCGAATTTAACGGTGATATAATGCACTGGATGGCATTTCATGATACCTTTGAAGCATTAGTTCATAACAATGCAAGCGTTTTGGATATTCAAAAATTCCATTATTTGAGAGCTTCATTAACTGGTGAGGCCGCTAGATTGATAGAGTCGATCCCATTGTGCGCATCGAATTACTCCATCGCATGGCAGGAGCTCAAGGAGCGATTCTCAAATGAATACCTTCTGCAAAAGATGCACTTTAAGCAAATGTTCGGCATCCCACAATTACGAAAAGAATCGTCAGCTGACTTGCATAGATTGGTAGATGAATTTAATCGGCAtgtaaaaatgattcaaaagcTAGGAGAGCCAACCGACCAATGGAGCTCAATGTTAGAATATGTTTTGTGCTCCAAACTACCAGCGGAAACTCTTACACATTGGGAAGACAAGGCAGCTAGCATGAAAAAGCCAACATATGAGGCGTTAATAGAATTTCTGCAGAGAAGAATGAAAACATTAGACTCTGTTTATATGAGTAAATCTGCGGATGTAAGCTCTACATCGGTGCCTGCCGTAAGGCCTTCTTCGCATCTTTCGTACTATTCGTACACCGCAAATAATACCAAACGATGTCCTTGCTGTCGACTAGATCACTTATTATGGTACTGTAACCAATTTATGCGACTTCCGCAATCTGAGCGCCTTCAGATAGTGCGAGCGAAGGGTCTCTGCATTAATTGTTTAAGAGTCGACCACAGCATGAAAGATTGTCCTTCGACCAATCGGTGCAAACATTGCAACCAGCAACATCATTCTTTATTGCACTCTTTTGATTTTGTACGCCGGCAGCACACCCACGACCGAACACTACATACTAGCCCTCAGGTAGCTCCTAGCGCTTCATTTAACAGCACAGCAGCATTGGAAAACGAAAACCGAGCAGCGGACCAACGAGAG ATTGGACATTGA
- the LOC11175482 gene encoding rhythmically expressed gene 2 protein → MNHFRNNLARFRLITFDVTDTLLEYAVRPERHYAHVINAVLEPRLGLTLREDQIGPAFGRCFRAMKQQYPNFGAERRRPTGSEEGWRWWWRTLVERVVVDAAATGTDRHQAIPAPLLRAIAEQLIDDYTYDGRRVCWRQRPGVDELLAKLRQPAAPTRTLGIVSNFDPRLEIILRNNGITPGPPGVVDFVVTSYEARVEKPNAAIFEAALRRANQLRRAPAGQEIRPDEALHIGNLCREDYGGARSAGWCALLVNVPPNAKNRQLLATIPSGHVFTGLPELQRRLEQAEPLEW, encoded by the exons ATGAACCACT TTCGGAACAATCTGGCCCGGTTCCGGCTGATCACGTTCGATGTGACCGACACGCTGCTGGAGTACGCGGTCCGCCCGGAGCGGCACTACGCCCACGTCATCAACGCGGTGCTGGAACCGCGGCTCGGGCTTACGCTGCGCGAGGACCAGATTGGCCCCGCGTTCGGGCGCTGCTTCCGGGCGATGAAGCAACAGTACCCGAACTTCGGGGCCGAGCGCCGCCGACCGACCGGCAGCGAGGAAGGCTGGCGCTGGTGGTGGCGCACGCTGGTCGAGCGCGTGGTAGTGGACGCCGCGGCCACCGGCACCGACCGCCATCAGGCCATCCCGGCGCCGCTCCTGCGCGCCATCGCGGAGCAGCTGATCGACGACTACACGTACGACGGGCGGCGGGTCTGCTGGCGGCAGCGGCCCGGCGTGGACGAGCTGCTGGCCAAGCTGCGCCAGCCGGCCGCTCCCACCCGCACGCTCGGCATCGTGTCCAACTTCGATCCCCGGCTGGAGATCATACTGCGCAACAATGGCATCACACCGGGGCCGCCCGGGGTCGTCGACTTTGTGGTGACCAGCTACGAGGCGCGGGTGGAAAAACCGAACGCGGCCATATTCGAAGCGGCGCTGCGGCGTGCGAACCAACTGCGCCGGGCGCCGGCTGGGCAGGAGATCCGGCCGGACGAGGCGCTGCACATTGGCAACCTGTGCCGGGAGGACTATGGGGGGGCGCGCAGTGCCGGCTGGTGTGCGCTGCTCGTTAACGTGCCACCGAACGCGAAGAACCGACAGCTGCTGGCGACCATCCCGAGCGGGCACGTTTTCACCGGGCTGCCGGAGCTGCAGCGGCGGCTGGAGCAGGCGGAGCCGTTGGAATGGTGA
- the LOC11176039 gene encoding uncharacterized protein LOC11176039: protein MNMNPIEITNFGAVVQCPYNKSHTILAQRFVKHLIKCRRQHPNAKIAICPFNSSHHVNEQEMKVHTTTCPDRGQIQSFMYPIGCPANPLMDSTLVPSDQGVTGGLMDNTLVPSDQSVAAGLVDSTMVPSGTGIPDEAAHCSTSDSLCEEENWDDMNEPPYNPQEYCERNLIIRKVTQKTKFQRRQFREAERKRFEMLKNRDAFTQNRET from the coding sequence aTGAACATGAACCCCATCGAAATTACCAACTTTGGCGCCGTTGTCCAGTGCCCTTACAACAAATCGCACACTATTCTTGCGCAGCGTTTTGTGAAACATCTGATCAAGTGCCGGCGCCAACATCCAAATGCCAAGATCGCTATTTGCCCGTTCAACAGCTCCCACCACGTTAATGAGCAGGAGATGAAAGTGCACACGACGACTTGCCCCGATCGGGGACAAATCCAATCGTTCATGTATCCGATCGGGTGTCCGGCAAATCCGTTGATGGATAGTACGCTAGTTCCATCAGATCAGGGCGTAACTGGTGGATTGATGGACAATACGTTGGTTCCATCCGACCAAAGCGTAGCTGCTGGATTGGTCGATAGTACGATGGTTCCGTCCGGAACTGGTATACCGGATGAGGCGGCACACTGCTCTACGTCCGATTCATTGTGCGAGGAGGAAAATTGGGACGACATGAATGAGCCGCCGTACAATCCGCAAGAGTATTGCGAGCGCAATCTGATCATCCGGAAGGTCACTCAAAAGACAAAATTTCAAAGACGGCAATTTCGTGAGGCAgaaaggaaacgttttgaaatgCTGAAAAATCGTGACGCTTTTACTCAAAATCGTGAAAcatga
- the LOC1272293 gene encoding protein dj-1beta, whose amino-acid sequence MMAATKRALALIARGSEEMELVITVDVLRRCNVEVTVALVQEAEGTAAGNTEPLVACCSRGVNVKADTTLQAYVEQQAATDDGLPDAIILPGGLEGAKAMAQAPAVGALLERQARVGKLVAAICAAPTVLAAHGKLFAGRRLTSYPSFREKLQADGYRWEEPAAGGLGRVVRDENLITSLGPATTFDFGLAIGAALVGQEVADKVAAGLLYK is encoded by the exons ATGATGGCAGCAACCAAGCGCGCCCTTGCCCTGATCGCCCGCGGTTCGGAGGAGATGGAACTCGTCATTACCGTCGATGTGCTGCGCCGCTGTAAC GTCGAGGTTACCGTTGCGCTGGTGCAGGAGGCGGAGGGCACAGCGGCCGGCAATACCGAGCCGCTCGTGGCCTGCTGCTCCCGCGGCGTTAACGTGAAGGCGGACACCACGCTGCAGGCGTACGTGGAGCAGCAGGCCGCCACCGATGACGGCCTGCCGGATGCCATCATCCTCCCTGGGGGGCTCGAGGGCGCAAAAGCGATGGCCCAAGCGCCGGCGGTCGGCGCGCTGCTGGAGCGCCAGGCCCGGGTCGGCAAGCTGGTCGCGGCCATCTGTGCCGCGCCGACGGTGCTGGCCGCCCACGGCAAGCTGTTCGCCGGCCGGCGCCTCACCTCCTACCCGTCCTTCCGGGAGAAGCTGCAGGCGGATGGGTACCGGTGGGAGGAACCGGCGGCCGGCGGTCTCGGGCGGGTCGTACGGGACGAGAACCTCATTACCAGCCTCGGGCCGGCCACCACGTTCGACTTTGGGCTGGCGATCGGGGCGGCACTGGTCGGGCAGGAGGTGGCCGACAAGGTTGCCGCCGGTCTGCTCTACAAGTGA